One segment of Bradyrhizobium sp. WD16 DNA contains the following:
- a CDS encoding DEAD/DEAH box helicase has product MSFSNLGLSDKVVAAVANAGYTTPTPIQAQAIPHVLAHRDVLGIAQTGTGKTAAFVLPMLTLLEKGRARARMPRTLILEPTRELAAQVKENFDKYGAGQKLNVALLIGGMSFDDQDAKLMRGVDVLIATPGRLLDHSERGKLLLTGVELLVIDEADRMLDMGFIPDIERICKLVPFTRQTLFFTATMPNEIRRITEAFLHNPVRVEVSKPASTAVTVSQSLATCGREPHEKREMLRHLIRSAQDLKNAIIFCNRKRDVALLHRSLQKHGFAAVALHGDMEQSARMAALDQFRKGEMPLLVASDVAARGLDIPEVSHVFNFDVPHHPDDYVHRIGRTGRAGRLGTAISIVTSADAKSVTAIEKLIGQDIPRVDVGFAPSAQPSDEGAGERSHRDAKPRREGRRGRNGGRAEKGHEPRPESRTESRSEPRSEPRSAAKSEPAGRKGRDQHRGERSAPPAAQQPPSIGRPAPRVQRDAAAEPGDHSHLPAFLLRPVRARI; this is encoded by the coding sequence ATGTCTTTTTCCAATCTCGGACTGTCCGACAAGGTGGTCGCCGCCGTCGCGAACGCCGGTTACACCACCCCCACCCCGATCCAGGCCCAGGCCATTCCTCACGTTCTCGCCCATCGCGACGTGCTCGGCATTGCCCAGACCGGTACCGGCAAGACCGCTGCCTTCGTGCTGCCGATGCTCACGCTGCTCGAGAAAGGCCGCGCCCGCGCTCGCATGCCGCGAACCCTGATCCTCGAGCCGACCCGCGAGCTGGCGGCCCAGGTCAAGGAGAACTTCGACAAATACGGCGCCGGCCAGAAGCTCAACGTCGCTCTCCTGATCGGCGGCATGTCCTTCGACGATCAGGACGCCAAGCTGATGCGCGGCGTGGACGTGCTGATCGCCACACCGGGTCGTCTGCTCGACCACTCCGAACGCGGCAAGCTGCTGCTCACCGGGGTCGAACTGCTGGTGATCGATGAAGCCGACCGCATGCTGGACATGGGCTTCATTCCGGATATCGAGCGCATCTGCAAGCTCGTCCCCTTCACCCGGCAGACGCTGTTCTTCACGGCGACCATGCCCAACGAAATCCGCCGGATCACCGAGGCCTTCCTGCACAATCCGGTCCGCGTCGAAGTCTCCAAGCCGGCCTCGACCGCCGTCACCGTCAGCCAGTCGCTTGCCACCTGCGGCCGCGAACCCCATGAGAAGCGTGAGATGCTGCGCCATCTCATTCGCTCGGCCCAGGATCTCAAGAACGCGATCATCTTCTGCAACCGCAAGCGCGACGTGGCGCTGCTGCACCGCTCCCTGCAAAAGCACGGCTTTGCCGCCGTCGCCCTCCATGGCGACATGGAACAGTCGGCGCGGATGGCAGCTCTCGACCAGTTCCGCAAGGGCGAGATGCCGCTTCTGGTCGCCTCTGACGTCGCCGCCCGCGGTCTCGACATTCCCGAGGTCAGTCACGTCTTCAACTTCGACGTGCCCCACCACCCCGACGACTACGTCCACCGCATCGGCCGCACCGGCCGCGCCGGTCGCCTCGGCACCGCCATCTCCATCGTCACCTCGGCCGACGCCAAATCCGTCACGGCAATCGAAAAGCTGATCGGTCAGGACATTCCGCGGGTCGATGTCGGCTTCGCGCCGTCGGCCCAACCGAGCGACGAGGGCGCCGGCGAGCGCAGCCATCGCGACGCCAAACCGCGCCGCGAAGGCCGGCGGGGCCGCAACGGCGGCCGTGCCGAGAAAGGTCACGAGCCGAGACCGGAATCCAGAACCGAGTCGCGATCGGAGCCGAGGTCGGAGCCGAGGTCGGCGGCCAAATCCGAGCCCGCCGGCCGCAAGGGCCGGGATCAGCATCGTGGCGAACGCAGCGCGCCCCCTGCAGCGCAGCAACCGCCCTCGATCGGGCGACCGGCGCCGCGCGTGCAGCGCGATGCGGCCGCCGAGCCTGGCGACCACTCCCACCTTCCGGCCTTCCTGTTGCGACCGGTCCGCGCCAGGATTTAA